In the Gemmatimonadota bacterium genome, one interval contains:
- a CDS encoding acyl carrier protein: MADLSEKVKDIIEKELGVEREKLTNEASFIEDLGADSLDIVELVMEFEKEFNIDIPDEDAEKLRTVGDALGYLKEKVSA; this comes from the coding sequence ATGGCCGACTTGAGCGAGAAGGTCAAAGACATCATCGAGAAGGAGCTCGGCGTCGAGCGCGAGAAGCTCACGAACGAGGCCAGCTTCATCGAGGACCTTGGCGCGGACAGCCTCGACATCGTCGAACTCGTCATGGAGTTCGAGAAGGAATTCAACATCGACATTCCCGATGAAGACGCGGAGAAGCTGCGTACGGTTGGGGATGCCCTGGGCTACCTGAAGGAGAAGGTCAGCGCGTAA
- the rpmF gene encoding 50S ribosomal protein L32 — translation MAVPKRRTSKRRKRARNTHKVAPAIAIQSCPRCGSMKRPHRVCADCGFYAGEQRVEAQEA, via the coding sequence ATGGCCGTCCCCAAGCGACGTACCTCCAAGCGCAGAAAGCGGGCGCGTAACACCCATAAGGTCGCCCCGGCGATCGCCATCCAGAGCTGCCCGCGCTGCGGGAGCATGAAGCGCCCCCACCGCGTCTGCGCGGACTGCGGGTTCTACGCGGGTGAGCAGCGAGTCGAAGCGCAGGAAGCGTAG
- the fabD gene encoding ACP S-malonyltransferase produces MDVVLLFPGQGSQKPGMGKDLAEAFPAARDTFAAADEALGESLSTLCFEGPADTLTLTANAQPALLTHGAAAWAVVRDALEGRVRAAAGHSLGEFTAYHAAGALSLSAAVRLVRERGRLMAETGTTRPGAMAAILGDLSEPVDVLCARASADPEGGEVVPANYNCPGQVVISGEVAGVEAAMALCKGAGAKRAMRLNVSGAFHSPLMRPAREGLAHAIAAAQYATPTLPVYANVTADVVRDAETAQRLCLEQLTAPVRWTELVERLSAAYPDALFVELGPGTVLAGLVKKIAPSVATAACGTAADVEQLLSRLA; encoded by the coding sequence ATGGACGTCGTCCTGCTGTTTCCCGGCCAGGGATCGCAGAAGCCGGGGATGGGGAAGGACCTGGCCGAGGCCTTTCCCGCCGCGCGCGACACCTTCGCCGCCGCGGACGAGGCGTTAGGCGAGTCGCTTTCCACGCTCTGCTTCGAGGGGCCCGCCGACACGCTGACCCTCACCGCCAACGCGCAACCGGCGCTACTCACGCACGGCGCGGCCGCCTGGGCAGTCGTGCGCGACGCCCTCGAGGGGCGCGTGCGTGCGGCGGCGGGGCATTCGTTGGGTGAGTTCACCGCCTACCACGCGGCCGGCGCCCTGTCCCTCTCCGCGGCGGTGCGCCTCGTGCGCGAGCGCGGTCGGCTGATGGCCGAGACCGGGACCACGCGCCCGGGGGCCATGGCGGCGATCCTTGGCGACCTGAGCGAGCCCGTCGACGTCCTGTGCGCGCGCGCCTCCGCCGACCCGGAAGGGGGCGAGGTGGTTCCAGCGAACTACAACTGCCCCGGGCAGGTCGTGATCTCGGGCGAAGTCGCCGGCGTCGAGGCGGCGATGGCGTTGTGCAAGGGCGCCGGTGCCAAGCGCGCGATGCGACTCAACGTGAGCGGTGCCTTCCATTCGCCCCTGATGCGCCCGGCCCGCGAGGGCCTCGCGCACGCGATCGCCGCCGCGCAGTACGCCACACCGACGCTGCCGGTGTACGCGAATGTCACGGCCGACGTGGTGCGCGACGCCGAGACGGCGCAGCGCCTGTGCCTCGAGCAGCTGACCGCGCCGGTCCGCTGGACGGAGTTGGTCGAGCGCCTGAGCGCCGCCTACCCCGACGCGCTCTTCGTGGAGTTGGGACCCGGGACGGTGCTCGCCGGGTTGGTGAAGAAGATCGCCCCCTCGGTCGCGACCGCCGCGTGCGGAACGGCGGCCGACGTCGAACAACTCCTCAGCCGCCTCGCCTGA
- the ndk gene encoding nucleoside-diphosphate kinase yields the protein MSGNRTLTIVKPDAFGAGKAGKIIAHLEGAGFTVVAARVMHLSTAQAEEFYGVHRERPFFRSLVTFMTSGKCMPIVLERADAVAELRKVIGATDPAEAAEGTVRKLYAESKERNAIHASDSDENASRESRFFFAESEIL from the coding sequence ATGTCCGGAAATCGTACGCTGACAATCGTGAAGCCCGACGCCTTTGGCGCCGGCAAGGCTGGCAAGATCATCGCGCACCTCGAGGGGGCCGGATTCACCGTGGTGGCTGCCCGGGTCATGCACCTGTCCACGGCGCAGGCCGAGGAGTTCTACGGGGTGCATCGGGAGCGCCCGTTCTTCCGCTCGTTGGTCACCTTCATGACCTCGGGGAAGTGCATGCCGATCGTTCTGGAGCGCGCCGACGCGGTGGCGGAGCTGCGCAAGGTGATCGGGGCAACCGACCCGGCCGAGGCGGCTGAGGGGACGGTCCGGAAGCTCTACGCCGAGTCCAAGGAGCGGAACGCGATTCACGCCTCGGATTCGGACGAAAACGCCTCGCGCGAGTCCCGTTTCTTCTTCGCGGAGTCGGAGATCCTGTAG
- a CDS encoding UPF0182 family protein, whose protein sequence is MSRRRWLLGGVIALAALLLVGRVVAGWYVDFLWFDALGAADVWRARAVDLLILRGGAFVVGTLFVFLNLWAVRHSVVSLVLPRRVGNLEIGEEVPGQYLMAAVVTLSLVMGLLLALPHGDWTSVELVRHGEPFRESDPYFQFDLAFWVYWLPLEAALHLWSLIALLTVTLVVVVFYALTPSLRWDGGRLRVTAYVRRHLFVLGAALLVILGWSYRLDAYRLLLEGSGAQAAFNALDHRVGIPANLVLSLGTVAAAVLLLWSGWFGQLRLAFATVSAVLLLALSLRQFLPPVAERFLVPADQELRDAPYFKTRAGYTRRAYDVDRVARPDSSLSGPLAMGALRGAALWDPPALERALARERRAGRPLGAAGWEALDGRLRAVVVEQPSGPEASDPLAPWGAVRIESDLATEQGTPVTEGSADGELGLPAAVVFDSAPGYSIVLDSTGRIAAPLLTSFASRLAHAWGLQNPRLLSSTPRAAARVVLHRDVRRRVRRLFPLFLQGARVNPVVHRDSLYWTLHLYSASQFYPLSDPIRIGSDDARYYQHAAVAVVNAHTGRVISIADPAPDPVTVSWMRRFPALFVSASAVDRQLTDRIPPPAEGAYLHARLFAALGPRGENGPPSRLPRQAGGDTLFSLHTQAPFVDSATGRLSLSFPVLDAADRVRGTVVATGGADYEVRWEPALTAGPRWGVILDRLHRAIDSASQSVTTRDAPLVRGSVRILPSGSDRAYVQTAYAWRTDGAPAVRLVAVMIGDTVRTGATIAAAAGLPAPVLPVTPLSPAEFRARVEALYAEMREALKRGDWLAFGTAYESLGRVLRSTPVKP, encoded by the coding sequence GTGAGCCGTCGTCGCTGGCTGCTGGGCGGAGTCATTGCCCTTGCCGCGCTCCTCCTGGTGGGGCGCGTGGTGGCCGGCTGGTACGTGGATTTTCTCTGGTTCGATGCGTTAGGCGCCGCGGACGTCTGGCGGGCGCGCGCCGTCGACCTGCTCATCCTGCGCGGCGGCGCCTTCGTGGTCGGGACGCTCTTCGTCTTCCTGAACCTCTGGGCCGTCCGGCACTCGGTGGTCTCCCTCGTCCTCCCGCGACGCGTGGGCAACCTCGAGATCGGCGAGGAGGTCCCCGGGCAATACCTGATGGCCGCGGTCGTGACGCTCTCGCTCGTCATGGGGCTCCTGCTCGCACTCCCGCACGGTGATTGGACGTCGGTCGAGCTGGTGCGACACGGCGAGCCGTTCCGCGAGAGCGATCCCTACTTCCAGTTCGACCTCGCCTTCTGGGTCTACTGGCTCCCCCTCGAAGCCGCGTTGCACCTGTGGTCGCTCATCGCGCTGCTGACGGTGACGCTCGTGGTCGTCGTGTTCTACGCCCTCACACCCAGCCTGCGATGGGACGGGGGACGACTGCGCGTGACCGCCTACGTGCGACGGCACCTCTTCGTGCTCGGGGCGGCGCTCCTCGTCATCCTCGGCTGGAGCTACCGCCTGGACGCGTATCGCTTGCTGCTGGAGGGGAGCGGGGCGCAGGCCGCCTTTAACGCCCTCGATCATCGCGTGGGCATTCCCGCCAACCTCGTGCTCTCGCTCGGCACGGTGGCGGCGGCGGTGCTCCTCCTCTGGTCCGGCTGGTTCGGACAGCTGCGCCTGGCATTCGCGACGGTGAGTGCCGTCCTCCTGCTCGCGCTCTCGCTCCGCCAATTCCTCCCGCCGGTCGCCGAGCGTTTCCTCGTCCCCGCCGATCAGGAGCTGCGCGACGCCCCGTACTTCAAGACACGCGCAGGCTACACGCGGCGTGCCTATGACGTCGATCGCGTCGCGCGTCCGGATTCGAGCCTCTCCGGCCCCCTGGCGATGGGCGCGCTGCGCGGCGCCGCGCTCTGGGATCCCCCGGCGCTCGAGCGCGCCCTCGCGCGCGAACGTCGCGCCGGCCGTCCGCTCGGGGCGGCCGGTTGGGAAGCACTCGACGGACGCCTGCGCGCTGTCGTCGTGGAGCAGCCGTCTGGGCCAGAGGCGAGCGATCCGTTGGCGCCATGGGGGGCCGTGCGCATCGAGTCAGACCTCGCGACCGAACAGGGGACGCCCGTCACCGAGGGCAGCGCGGATGGCGAACTCGGGTTGCCGGCCGCCGTCGTCTTCGACTCGGCCCCGGGCTACAGCATCGTCCTCGACTCGACGGGACGCATCGCCGCACCGCTCCTGACCTCCTTTGCGTCGCGCCTCGCGCACGCGTGGGGGCTGCAGAATCCTCGCCTGCTGAGCAGCACGCCGCGCGCCGCCGCTCGGGTCGTCCTGCATCGCGACGTGCGGCGCCGCGTGCGCCGGCTCTTCCCGCTGTTCCTGCAGGGCGCGCGCGTCAACCCGGTCGTGCACCGGGACTCGCTGTACTGGACGTTGCACCTGTACTCCGCGTCGCAGTTCTATCCGCTGAGCGACCCGATCCGCATCGGCAGCGACGACGCGCGATACTATCAGCACGCCGCAGTCGCGGTGGTCAACGCGCATACCGGTCGCGTCATCAGCATTGCCGATCCGGCCCCCGATCCCGTCACCGTCTCGTGGATGCGTCGATTCCCGGCGCTCTTCGTCTCGGCATCTGCCGTCGATCGCCAGCTGACCGACCGGATTCCGCCTCCCGCGGAGGGGGCGTACCTGCACGCGCGGCTCTTTGCGGCGTTGGGTCCGCGCGGCGAGAACGGCCCCCCATCGCGTCTCCCGCGGCAAGCCGGTGGCGACACGCTCTTCTCGCTCCACACGCAGGCACCGTTCGTCGACTCGGCCACCGGGCGACTCTCCTTGTCGTTCCCCGTCCTGGACGCGGCCGATCGCGTGCGAGGAACGGTGGTGGCGACGGGCGGAGCCGACTACGAGGTGCGCTGGGAACCCGCCCTGACGGCGGGGCCCCGATGGGGGGTGATTCTCGATCGACTCCACCGCGCCATCGATTCGGCGTCGCAGTCGGTCACGACGCGCGACGCACCGCTCGTGCGGGGCTCGGTGCGCATTCTGCCGTCCGGCAGCGACCGGGCGTACGTGCAGACCGCGTATGCTTGGCGTACCGACGGTGCCCCCGCCGTGCGCCTCGTCGCGGTGATGATCGGCGATACGGTGCGCACGGGGGCGACCATCGCCGCGGCCGCGGGACTGCCCGCGCCGGTGCTCCCGGTGACGCCGCTGTCGCCCGCCGAATTCCGGGCGCGCGTCGAGGCGTTGTACGCCGAGATGCGAGAGGCACTCAAGCGGGGCGACTGGCTCGCGTTTGGCACGGCCTACGAGTCGCTCGGACGCGTGTTGCGCTCGACGCCGGTTAAGCCTTGA
- the plsX gene encoding phosphate acyltransferase PlsX — translation MARIALDAMGGDFAPSAPVAGALLALAELDPSHRIQLVGIPEVIRREIDEALSGAHAALASHADRLDIIEASDVIDMSEKPSAAVRGKPNSSMHVGLKLQPEGRSDAFVSAGNTGAQMAISTLVLRLHPGLSRPAISTVFPTAAQSVVVLDSGANVDCSPQELLQFARLGSVYAEDMLGRSNPVIGLLSIGEEPEKGNVAVKEAHQLLLQSGLNFQGNVEGRDLPMGRSDRGPIDVVVCDGFVGNALLKFYEAVAPMLINMVARQAGLSKEQLAATFKNLDYSEHGGAPLLGVKGVSIISHGKSSPRAITSAIKVAVRAVETRMNDHIGRRLSESEQAGSVA, via the coding sequence TTGGCGCGCATCGCGCTTGACGCGATGGGGGGCGACTTCGCCCCCTCCGCTCCCGTCGCGGGGGCACTTCTCGCCCTCGCTGAACTCGATCCCTCGCATCGCATCCAACTCGTCGGGATCCCGGAGGTCATTCGCCGGGAAATCGACGAGGCGCTGTCGGGCGCCCATGCGGCCCTCGCCTCGCATGCCGATCGCCTGGATATCATCGAGGCCTCGGACGTCATCGACATGTCCGAAAAACCGTCGGCGGCGGTGCGCGGCAAACCCAACAGCTCCATGCACGTCGGGCTCAAGCTGCAGCCCGAGGGTCGGTCCGACGCCTTCGTCTCCGCTGGGAACACCGGCGCGCAGATGGCCATCTCGACGCTCGTCCTCCGCCTGCACCCGGGGCTGTCCCGCCCGGCGATCAGCACCGTCTTCCCGACCGCTGCGCAGTCCGTCGTCGTGCTCGATTCCGGGGCGAACGTCGATTGCTCCCCGCAGGAGCTGCTCCAATTCGCCCGCCTCGGCAGCGTGTACGCCGAGGACATGCTGGGGCGCAGCAACCCGGTGATCGGACTGCTGAGCATCGGCGAGGAGCCGGAGAAGGGCAATGTCGCGGTGAAGGAGGCGCATCAGCTCCTCCTCCAGTCAGGACTCAACTTTCAGGGAAACGTCGAGGGGCGCGACCTCCCCATGGGACGGAGCGATCGCGGACCGATTGACGTCGTCGTCTGCGACGGCTTCGTCGGCAATGCGCTCCTCAAGTTCTACGAAGCGGTCGCCCCCATGCTGATCAACATGGTCGCCCGGCAGGCCGGGTTGTCCAAGGAGCAGCTGGCGGCGACGTTCAAGAACCTCGATTACTCCGAGCATGGCGGCGCACCGCTCCTTGGGGTGAAGGGCGTCTCCATCATCTCGCACGGCAAGTCGAGCCCGCGTGCCATCACCAGCGCGATCAAGGTGGCGGTGCGGGCCGTGGAGACGCGCATGAACGATCACATCGGGCGACGCCTGTCGGAGAGCGAACAGGCCGGCAGCGTCGCGTGA
- a CDS encoding ketoacyl-ACP synthase III, whose product MKRPIVYLAGVGKYAPPRIMRNAEFAELGLETDDEWIVQRTGIRERHIAAPHETNRTMASAASRVAMERAGVSAGELDLIVLGTASPDRLLPSTAVDVQAELGATRAAAFDVMAACSSFLYGLIVAEGLMHTGSAETSLVIGTEKLTTIVDWKDRSTCVLFGDGSGAAVLKRSDGTKGILSTFMRTDGRLAELLYRPSGGAAHPFDATVLQDRSFYVRMEGREVFKHAVRSMSEAADRALDGAKLTGADIDVMIPHQANIRIIEATAKHAGIPMDKVYVNVDRYGNTSSASVPIALEEALTSGRIKEGMNVLLVAFGAGFTWASLVIRF is encoded by the coding sequence GTGAAGCGCCCCATCGTCTACCTCGCCGGCGTCGGCAAGTACGCGCCGCCGAGGATCATGCGGAACGCGGAGTTCGCCGAGCTGGGACTCGAGACGGACGACGAGTGGATCGTCCAGCGCACCGGGATCCGCGAGCGACACATCGCCGCGCCGCACGAGACCAATCGCACGATGGCGTCGGCCGCCTCGCGCGTCGCGATGGAGCGCGCCGGCGTGAGCGCGGGAGAACTCGACCTCATCGTCCTCGGCACCGCCTCGCCCGATCGCCTGCTCCCGTCGACCGCGGTCGATGTGCAGGCCGAGCTGGGCGCCACTCGCGCCGCAGCCTTCGACGTCATGGCCGCCTGCTCGAGCTTTCTCTATGGGCTCATCGTCGCCGAGGGGCTCATGCACACCGGTTCGGCCGAGACGTCACTCGTCATCGGCACCGAGAAGCTGACCACGATCGTCGACTGGAAGGACCGCTCCACCTGCGTCCTCTTTGGCGACGGCTCCGGGGCTGCGGTGCTCAAGCGGTCGGACGGCACGAAGGGGATCCTGTCCACCTTCATGCGTACCGATGGCCGGCTGGCGGAACTGCTCTATCGCCCCTCGGGCGGTGCGGCGCACCCGTTCGACGCGACGGTGCTGCAGGACCGCTCGTTCTACGTGAGGATGGAAGGGCGTGAGGTGTTCAAGCACGCCGTACGTTCGATGTCCGAAGCGGCCGATCGCGCCCTCGATGGCGCGAAGCTCACCGGCGCCGACATCGACGTCATGATTCCGCACCAGGCCAACATTCGCATCATCGAGGCCACGGCGAAGCATGCCGGGATCCCGATGGACAAGGTGTACGTCAACGTCGACCGCTACGGGAACACCTCCTCCGCGTCCGTCCCCATCGCCCTCGAGGAAGCGCTGACGAGCGGTCGGATCAAGGAGGGGATGAACGTGCTGCTCGTCGCCTTCGGGGCGGGCTTCACCTGGGCGTCGCTGGTCATCCGTTTCTAG
- the sucD gene encoding succinate--CoA ligase subunit alpha produces MSVFIGKDTTLVVQGITGRDGSFHTKQMIEYGTRVVAGVTPGKGGQKFEGTVPIYNTVADAVQATGANTSVIYVPPMFAADAIIEAADAGVQLIVAITEGVPVLDMTRVYPYVKDKGVRLLGPNCPGLISPGESKVGIIPGRICTPGPVGVVSRSGTLTYEIVYQLTRAGIGQTTCVGIGGDPINGTNFIDALAAFEADPATKVVCMMGEIGGTDEQEAARFVKEHMTKPVVGFIAGQTAPPGRRMGHAGAIISGSAGTAAEKIQAFQEAGMGVAKRPIDFVELVKAHLS; encoded by the coding sequence GTGAGCGTCTTCATCGGGAAGGACACGACGCTCGTCGTGCAGGGGATCACGGGCCGCGATGGCTCGTTCCACACGAAGCAGATGATCGAGTACGGGACCCGCGTCGTCGCCGGCGTCACGCCGGGGAAGGGCGGGCAGAAGTTTGAAGGCACGGTGCCGATCTACAACACCGTGGCCGACGCCGTGCAGGCGACCGGCGCCAACACGTCGGTCATCTACGTGCCGCCGATGTTTGCAGCTGACGCCATCATCGAGGCGGCCGATGCCGGCGTGCAGCTCATCGTCGCGATCACCGAGGGCGTCCCCGTCCTCGACATGACGCGCGTCTATCCGTACGTGAAGGACAAGGGGGTCCGCCTCCTCGGCCCCAACTGCCCCGGGCTCATCTCGCCGGGGGAGTCGAAGGTCGGAATCATTCCGGGGCGCATCTGCACGCCCGGGCCGGTGGGTGTGGTGTCGCGCTCCGGCACGCTGACGTACGAGATCGTCTACCAGCTCACCCGCGCCGGGATCGGGCAGACGACCTGTGTCGGCATCGGCGGCGACCCGATCAACGGGACCAACTTCATCGATGCGCTGGCCGCGTTCGAGGCCGATCCGGCCACGAAGGTGGTCTGCATGATGGGGGAGATCGGCGGGACGGACGAGCAGGAGGCCGCCCGCTTCGTGAAGGAGCACATGACCAAGCCGGTCGTGGGCTTCATCGCCGGCCAGACGGCCCCGCCAGGGCGCCGCATGGGGCACGCCGGCGCCATCATCTCTGGGTCCGCCGGCACCGCCGCCGAGAAGATCCAGGCCTTCCAGGAGGCCGGTATGGGCGTCGCCAAGCGCCCGATCGACTTCGTCGAACTGGTCAAGGCACACCTTTCCTGA
- a CDS encoding DUF177 domain-containing protein yields the protein MLSYDLRNLESHAARVDGTLAADDPVWIEGDVHPVGDIHVTGRLSSAGSDRFYFSGHLAGVARDTCRRCLIDVESPVTEDVHLLFAESGGEDEDDPDVYPIDAREYELDLRPAIREQWLLAVPSLVVCREDCKGLCPKCGADLNAGACSCAAVRDPRWDALRSLDESAR from the coding sequence ATGCTGTCCTATGACCTTCGAAATCTGGAATCGCACGCGGCGCGCGTCGATGGGACGCTCGCTGCTGACGATCCGGTGTGGATCGAAGGCGACGTGCACCCCGTGGGCGACATTCATGTCACGGGGCGCCTGTCGAGCGCCGGGAGCGATCGGTTCTACTTCAGCGGGCATCTGGCAGGGGTCGCACGCGACACCTGCCGGCGCTGCCTGATCGATGTGGAGTCGCCGGTCACGGAGGATGTGCACCTGCTGTTCGCCGAATCGGGGGGCGAGGATGAGGACGACCCCGATGTGTATCCCATCGACGCACGAGAGTATGAGCTCGACCTCCGTCCCGCGATCCGTGAGCAATGGCTGCTGGCCGTGCCCTCGCTGGTCGTGTGCCGGGAGGACTGCAAGGGGTTGTGCCCGAAGTGCGGAGCAGACCTGAATGCCGGGGCGTGCAGTTGCGCCGCGGTGCGCGATCCCCGCTGGGATGCGCTGCGCTCGCTCGACGAGTCGGCGCGTTAG
- the fabG gene encoding 3-oxoacyl-[acyl-carrier-protein] reductase: MRIDLTGKNALVTGSTRGIGRAIAQSLAEAGARVAIVGRDQARAEAVAAEVGNGAQGFACDVSDVAQVTALVEAVEKAFGGVDILVNNAGLTRDNIMLRLKDDDWDAVINANLRGAFASTRAAIRGMMKKRWGRIINIASVVGIIGNKGQSNYAASKAGLIGLTKSVAKEFASRGVLANVVAPGFIETDMTAAMTPEARATMSQQIPLERLGTPEDIANVVTFLASDRAAYITGQVLVVDGGLVM; encoded by the coding sequence ATGCGCATCGACCTAACGGGAAAGAACGCGCTGGTGACCGGGAGTACCCGGGGCATCGGGCGCGCCATCGCACAATCGCTCGCCGAGGCCGGCGCGCGCGTGGCCATCGTGGGGCGCGACCAGGCGCGTGCCGAGGCGGTCGCCGCCGAGGTCGGGAACGGCGCGCAGGGCTTTGCGTGCGACGTGAGCGACGTGGCGCAGGTGACCGCGCTGGTCGAGGCGGTGGAGAAGGCCTTCGGCGGCGTCGACATCCTGGTCAACAACGCCGGCCTCACGCGCGACAACATCATGCTGCGCCTCAAGGACGACGACTGGGACGCGGTGATCAACGCCAACCTGCGCGGCGCCTTCGCCAGCACCCGGGCCGCCATTCGCGGCATGATGAAGAAGCGCTGGGGACGGATCATCAACATCGCCAGCGTCGTCGGGATCATCGGGAACAAGGGGCAGAGCAACTACGCTGCGAGCAAGGCGGGGCTGATCGGCCTCACCAAGTCGGTGGCCAAGGAGTTCGCCTCGCGCGGCGTCCTGGCCAACGTGGTGGCCCCGGGGTTCATCGAGACCGACATGACGGCGGCGATGACCCCCGAGGCCCGCGCCACCATGAGCCAGCAGATCCCGCTGGAGCGCCTCGGGACGCCGGAGGACATCGCCAACGTGGTGACGTTCCTGGCGTCCGACCGGGCCGCCTACATCACGGGGCAGGTCCTCGTGGTGGATGGCGGACTGGTCATGTGA
- the sucC gene encoding ADP-forming succinate--CoA ligase subunit beta, producing the protein MNIHEYQAKDILRAIGTPIPPGEIATTPDEAEAIARRIGKMVVVKAQVHAGGRGKAGGVKLAKTPEEAREKAQAILGMQIKGLTVEKVLVTEASDIATEAYVGIILDRASKKPVFMVSPAGGIDIEEVAATTPEKILKLPIDTRYGLMPFQAMRLGFFLYDDLAKARAASKIMQQLYTAFMQSGCSLAEINPLVVTPAGEVIALDAKMVIDDNELDRRPAIAALRDETSEEPSEVLARNANLTFIKLDGNVGCVVNGAGLAMATMDLVKYYGGDPANFLDIGGSSNPEKVVNALRIITADTNVKAILFNIFGGITRTDDVANGIVTATKENPLKVPIVIRLTGTNEEIAMKILTENGFSASSDMDEAVKKAVQLATGGQAA; encoded by the coding sequence GTGAACATTCACGAATACCAGGCGAAGGACATCCTTCGGGCCATCGGTACGCCGATTCCCCCCGGGGAGATTGCCACCACGCCTGACGAGGCTGAGGCCATTGCCCGCCGCATCGGCAAGATGGTGGTGGTGAAGGCGCAGGTCCACGCGGGTGGCCGCGGCAAGGCCGGCGGCGTCAAGCTCGCCAAGACGCCCGAGGAGGCGCGCGAGAAGGCGCAGGCCATCCTGGGGATGCAGATCAAGGGACTGACGGTGGAGAAGGTCCTCGTCACCGAGGCCTCGGATATCGCCACCGAAGCCTACGTCGGCATCATCCTCGACCGCGCGAGCAAGAAGCCGGTCTTCATGGTGAGCCCGGCGGGCGGGATCGACATCGAGGAGGTCGCCGCGACGACCCCCGAGAAGATCCTCAAGCTCCCCATCGACACGCGCTACGGGCTGATGCCGTTTCAGGCGATGCGCCTCGGCTTCTTCCTGTACGACGACCTCGCCAAGGCACGCGCGGCGTCGAAGATCATGCAGCAGCTGTACACCGCGTTCATGCAGAGCGGCTGCTCGCTCGCCGAGATCAACCCGCTCGTTGTCACGCCGGCCGGTGAAGTCATCGCGCTCGACGCCAAGATGGTCATCGACGACAACGAACTCGATCGCCGCCCCGCCATCGCCGCGCTGCGCGACGAGACGTCGGAGGAGCCGAGCGAAGTCCTGGCGCGCAACGCCAACCTCACCTTCATCAAGCTCGATGGCAACGTGGGCTGCGTCGTGAACGGCGCCGGTCTCGCGATGGCCACGATGGACCTGGTGAAGTACTACGGCGGCGATCCGGCCAACTTCCTCGACATCGGCGGCAGCTCCAACCCGGAAAAGGTGGTGAACGCGCTGCGCATCATCACCGCCGATACCAACGTGAAGGCGATCCTGTTCAACATCTTTGGGGGAATCACGCGCACCGATGACGTGGCCAACGGCATCGTGACGGCGACGAAGGAGAATCCGCTCAAGGTGCCGATCGTCATCCGCCTCACCGGCACGAATGAAGAGATCGCGATGAAGATCCTGACCGAAAACGGATTCTCCGCCTCGAGCGACATGGACGAAGCGGTGAAGAAGGCCGTCCAACTCGCTACCGGAGGACAGGCCGCGTGA